A region from the Pseudomonadota bacterium genome encodes:
- a CDS encoding cytoplasmic protein, producing the protein MLKNDLIVRNPLNALGDQNDEIIAPGSFGAILSRAGVGKTSLLIQVALNALLRQKNVLHISLEDPVRKVNLWYKEVFYNLIEQFKVDQGNVLWQEILPHRFIMTFNADNFSAARLQERVIELLDQDIFAPRLMLVDGLNFSASQREQLLAIHDLAVELELPVWFTARTHRHEQENAADGIPVQLRDLDDLFSAIVKLQPQGQEIYLKVIKGCESSVNQPAIQLDPATMLLKINQ; encoded by the coding sequence ATGTTGAAAAATGATCTTATTGTACGCAATCCATTAAATGCTCTTGGGGATCAAAACGATGAAATTATTGCTCCTGGAAGTTTTGGGGCAATTTTATCGCGGGCCGGAGTGGGAAAAACCTCATTATTGATTCAGGTAGCTTTAAATGCGCTTTTGCGCCAGAAAAATGTTTTGCATATCAGCCTTGAAGATCCCGTTCGCAAAGTAAACCTCTGGTACAAGGAGGTATTTTACAACCTGATTGAACAGTTTAAAGTAGATCAGGGTAATGTCCTGTGGCAGGAAATTCTGCCCCATCGTTTCATTATGACCTTTAATGCTGATAACTTTTCTGCCGCCCGTCTCCAGGAGCGGGTAATTGAGCTTTTGGATCAGGATATTTTTGCCCCCCGGCTGATGCTGGTTGACGGCTTGAATTTCTCCGCCTCGCAGCGGGAACAATTACTGGCCATCCATGACCTGGCGGTTGAGCTGGAATTGCCGGTATGGTTTACTGCTCGGACTCACCGCCATGAGCAGGAAAATGCCGCCGATGGTATTCCCGTACAGCTGCGTGATCTGGATGATCTTTTCAGTGCAATTGTCAAGCTTCAGCCCCAGGGGCAGGAAATATATCTTAAAGTGATCAAAGGTTGTGAGAGCAGTGTAAATCAACCGGCTATTCAACTTGATCCGGCAACCATGTTATTGAAAATTAACCAATAA